A genomic region of Colletes latitarsis isolate SP2378_abdomen chromosome 7, iyColLati1, whole genome shotgun sequence contains the following coding sequences:
- the LOC143343767 gene encoding trypsin 3A1 produces MRAGTTILYLMWFAITTRIKNVNCVAKTKIIGGRPVHISQRPFMLSLHNSHGFVCGASILSRKWAITALHCLVSDDIADYYVRAGSNTPYGGSLHRITNLYAYNDTTFLYWFSSMFYHDIALFQVWPPFRFSNSVRVVRLPDEFSQPPRKLYVCGWGYIDFRSDTSISNVLMGVYVRRTPYEICVDESPEYNTLVKEEQHLCYGSHGKDSCYGDSGGPLASKNTIYGIVSFGQKCGVVSGVYTKVSYYRGWIRKVTNL; encoded by the exons ATGCGCGCTGGAACAACGATTCTCTACTTAATGT GGTTCGCGATTACAACGAGAATAAAAAACGTCAATTGCGTTGCAAAGACAAAAATTATCGGAGGACGACCCGTTCACATAAGTCAGCGTCCATTCATG CTGTCTTTGCATAATTCTCATGGATTCGTGTGCGGTGCCAGTATACTGTCTCGAAAATGGGCCATCACTGCTCTTCACTGTCT GGTTTCAGACGACATAGCAGATTATTACGTACGCGCTGGGTCAAATACGCCTTATGGAGGATCGTTGCACAGAATTACTAACTTATACGCGTACAACGACACGACGTTTCTCTATTGGTTTTCCAGCATGTTCTATCACGACATCGCGTTATTCCAAGTATGGCCACCTTTTCGATTTTCGAATTCAGTTAGAGTTGTTCGGCTGCCCGACGAGTTCAGCCAGCCGCCTCGTAAACTGTACGTCTGTGGCTGGGGTTACATTGATTTTCGAAGCGAC ACAAGCATAAGCAATGTCCTGATGGGTGTCTACGTTCGTCGAACGCCGTACGAAATTTGCGTTGACGAATCTCCGGAGTACAATACTCTCGTGAAAGAAGAACAGCATCTCTGTTACGGAAGTCACGGAAAGGACTCGTGCTACGGGGACTCGGGAGGCCCGTTGGCAAGTAAAAACACTATTTATGGTATCGTATCCTTTGGCCAAAAGTGTGGCGTAGTGTCAGGGGTTTACACGAAAGTCTCTTACTATCGTGGCTGGATCAGAAAAGTGACAAATTTATAA
- the LOC143344179 gene encoding uncharacterized protein LOC143344179, whose translation MSLKTILLLLFLAFLRSSISERFDRKDSAPSLADVQKGSNRGLVLVNPKQVQPLEKTLRRFLTKIAEPVKRPIILTRRFKEDDVQSTIREMCDSVRKRLMQFAKDCGLRTTVRRYEQASNNVSLSEDWFSETLLQGAYLLRDLGNMINEIEGEIDLLAGKPNATTQGSKELTQQDGSFQFLGVVYDAADFGDRLSQCLLQLSKGGFRRSFVLNRAILNLTRHPPDVVVRTLRSSAGGALLDDQNRRRRGSWRVALCFSIMKTEGIPFEDCMRNVQDLERCLYSMRQQSKEDVEGKSWMKAIQRLSDCKIHSDEQGKVMVSCKTSRGTPRTAKQKMKYVFERILDKKIPKRSPLHRAADDLGDTLSGSQLGLKFVDELYQCFGIYDEGLKKLKRLSTAGAKDKTAAARYKEVSKALRMYKNGVFVRTFGAIGKMHRSATEFEKILINGIKVTFNETWQSHVRIFSSMMEWMNKLLELHGGANSENIQSSPDASTAVEASNENEDSNMEDSSESGWRHVAVTRSKAEVMKEVDASVNDLMASMNRVSRLRSTNDKSMLACLANNLLLVTMFMETMGFVSTLFCFGQHTNGGQSSMEFDDEWRRTRRSLPFVENQDFDPIVEDFLVLQFYENVTSNVRKN comes from the exons ATGTCCCTTAAAACCATTCTCCTTCTGCTGTTTCTAG CTTTTCTACGATCATCGATCTCAGAACGCTTCGATCGAAAAGATTCCGCCCCTTCCCTCGCAGATGTCCAAAAAGGGTCGAATCGAGGGTTAGTTTTGGTGAATCCAAAGCAAGTGCAACCCCTGGAGAAGACGCTTCGACGCTTCCTAACCAAAATAGCGGAGCCTGTGAAGAGACCGATTATACTAACAAGAAGATTCAAGGAGGACGATGTGCAATCAACGATTCGTGAAATGTGCGACTCGGTGCGCAAAAGGCTAATGCAATTTGCTAAAGATTGCGGACTGAGGACCACTGTTCGTCGCTACGAACAAGCCTCGAACAATGTTTCGCTGTCCGAGGATTGGTTTTCCGAAACGTTGCTGCAGGGGGCATATCTGTTGCGCGATCTAGGGAACATGATCAACGAGATCGAGGGTGAAATCGATCTGCTCGCCGGTAAACCCAATGCCACGACACAGGGAAGCAAG GAATTGACCCAACAAGATGGCAGCTTCCAGTTTCTAGGCGTCGTGTATGACGCAGCAGATTTTGGCGACAGGCTGTCCCAGTGTCTCCTGCAGCTGTCAAAAGGAGGGTTCAGAAGGTCCTTCGTCCTCAATCGAGCCATCCTCAATCTGACCAGGCATCCACCAGACGTTGTAGTGAGGACTCTGAGGTCCAGCGCGGGTGGGGCATTGTTAGACGACCAAAATCGAAGGAGACGCGGGTCCTGGCGCGTTGCCCTTTGTTTTTCCATCATGAAAACCGAGGGAATTCCTTTCGAAGACTGCATGCGCAACGTGCAGGACCTAGAAAGGTGTCTGTACAGCATGAGGCAACAGAGCAAAGAGGACGTCGAGGGGAAATCGTGGATGAAGGCGATCCAACGGTTGAGCGACTGCAAGATTCACTCGGACGAGCAGGGAAAGGTGATGGTGTCCTGCAAAACCAGCCGCGGAACACCGAGGACGGCCAAGCAGAAGATGAAGTATGTGTTCGAGAGGATCCTGGATAAGAAGATACCGAAACGATCGCCTCTGCACAGAGCTGCTGATGATTTGGGCGACACTTTATCCGGTAGCCAGTTGGGACTTAAGTTCGTTGATGAGTTGTATCAGTGTTTCGGAATTTACGACGAGGGACTAAAGAAACTGAAGAGATTGTCAACTGCCGGCGCGAAAGACAAGACAGCCGCGGCAAG GTACAAAGAAGTCTCCAAGGCATTACGAATGTACAAAAATGGCGTGTTCGTGAGGACGTTCGGTGCAATAGGGAAGATGCATCGTTCTGCAACAGAGTTTGAGAAAATCCTCATAAATGGGATCAAAGTTACTTTTAACGAGACTTGGCAGAGTCACGTGAGGATTTTTTCCAGCATGATGGAGTGGATGAATAAGCTGCTGGAGCTCCATGGCGGCGCGAACAGTGAAAATATACAATCGTCGCCAGACGCAAGCACGGCGGTCGAAGCGTCGAACGAAAACGAAGACTCCAATATGGAGGACAGTTCTGAAAGTGGCTGGCGACACGTTGCTGTAACCCGTTCTAAAGCTG AGGTCATGAAAGAGGTGGACGCCTCCGTGAACGATTTAATGGCGTCCATGAATCGCGTTAGCAGACTTAGGAGCACGAACGACAAAAGCATGTTGGCTTGTCTGGCGAATAATCTTCTGTTGGTCACAATGTTCATGGAAACTATGGGCTTTGTTTCTACTTTGTTCTGCTTTGGACAACACACCAATGGCGGACAGAGTTCCATGGAGTTTGACGACGAATGGAGACGCACGCGTAGATCGCTGCCCTTTGTGGAGAATCAAGATTTTGATCCGATTGTAGAAGACTTTTTAGTCCTCCAATTTTATGAAAACGTCACGTCAAATGTTCGCAAAAATTGA